AAGTCAAGGTAGTAGAGGTAATGGGAGACGATGTTGTTCATTGCGTCAACATCACCTTGGCCACAAACACCATCACCATAGAGAATATTCATGGTGGTACCGAAACCAGGAACTCGTTTAGACAAAGTATCATTCTTTGTGGGCTTCCAGTTGCCAACAAAGGCATCATGAGCTGAAGGCTGACCCTTCTTCATTGGGTTCATCCACCTCCAAATTGCAGCCTGGAAAGCCATGGTAGCATTTTGTTCAATGTATTCAGGATGATCCAAGAGATTAAGCTTGAGGGCTTCACCAATAGCTCCATAATTGTAGttccttttttgaaaaaaaaaagaatttctaaGCAATTAAATCAATCAGATGCAGATCTAATAATATATATGGAAATTACCAGTAGATAGGCAAGGCACCACGACCGTAATATCTGGCTCCAGGAGTGCATGGGTAGGTTAATTTGAAGTATTCATCACAGTAATCTTGGCTGGGACTCATTTCTTTGTTATAGCATAGACCATAAGCGAGTGGTCCGCCAGTGGCGACACCATAACCACCTGGATTTGTAATAAATACTCttaatctaataataataataataacaacaacaacaacaacaaatgaaTGAACTTACAAGAAGTTTTGCTACCGACATGTCCAAAAAAAGCAGCAATCTCCTTCATCTGCATTTTCTTACCACCGGTGGTACCAAATCCAAGAGG
The nucleotide sequence above comes from Solanum pennellii chromosome 9, SPENNV200. Encoded proteins:
- the LOC107030950 gene encoding chitinase-like protein 1; the protein is MKMRMIMILFLLVVIGGFVHGDENESFRKQPTKVKTVKGTKMCVKDWECNKLSKFCCNLTITDYLDVDQFELLFTKRNSPVAHAVGFWDYGSFIRAAALFQPLGFGTTGGKKMQMKEIAAFFGHVGSKTSCGYGVATGGPLAYGLCYNKEMSPSQDYCDEYFKLTYPCTPGARYYGRGALPIYWNYNYGAIGEALKLNLLDHPEYIEQNATMAFQAAIWRWMNPMKKGQPSAHDAFVGNWKPTKNDTLSKRVPGFGTTMNILYGDGVCGQGDVDAMNNIVSHYLYYLDLMGVGREEAGPHEVLNCAEQKPFNPTAVAAS